In Mercenaria mercenaria strain notata chromosome 14, MADL_Memer_1, whole genome shotgun sequence, the following are encoded in one genomic region:
- the LOC123526722 gene encoding uncharacterized protein LOC123526722 — MVRAYLVGEQEDWDLNLGCLAGAYRSSPNESTGLTPNLLCMGREIRMPADLVFGHYDATSSTAPKYGDYVQGLRDKMLLAHEVARKNLSVHAKRSKDIYDSKLSFHTYHVGDLVWCLHETKKVGVMPKLQKAFDGPFVVKEKRSELNYVLQLNKEGKERVVHHNKLKKYEGTSPPKWATSATKKLKESPLSV, encoded by the coding sequence ATGGTAAGGGCCTACCTAGTAGGTGAACAAGAAGACTGGGACCTTAACCTGGGGTGTCTAGCAGGAGCATATAGGTCATCTCCAAATGAATCGACAGGCCTCACTCCTAACTTACTGTGCATGGGCCGCGAAATCAGAATGCCAGCTGACCTGGTGTTTGGACATTATGACGCGACTAGTTCAACTGCACCCAAGTATGGTGATTATGTTCAAGGTCTGCGTGACAAAATGCTACTAGCTCACGAAGTTGCACGAAAAAATCTGTCAGTACATGCGAAACGCAGCAAGGACATTTACGACTCGAAACTTAGCTTTCATACATATCACGTTGGCGATTTAGTATGGTGTCTTCATGAAACAAAGAAAGTTGGAGTAATGCCGAAATTACAGAAAGCTTTTGATGGTCCTTTTGTTGTAAAGGAAAAGAGATCTGAACTTAACTATGTCCTGCAGTTAAATAAAGAAGGCAAGGAAAGAGTGGTACATCACAACAAGCTAAAGAAATATGAGGGAACCAGCCCTCCTAAATGGGCGACCAGCGCCACGAAAAAACTGAAAGAAAGCCCGCTTTCTGTGTAA